In Eublepharis macularius isolate TG4126 chromosome 4, MPM_Emac_v1.0, whole genome shotgun sequence, the following are encoded in one genomic region:
- the CDC42EP4 gene encoding cdc42 effector protein 4 — translation MPILKQLVSNSANSKRRSRVDLTAEMISAPLGDFRHTMHVGRAGDAFGDTSFLNSKAGEGEQEAAEETSSSSKSGLLSRKFRSSKRSQSVTRGERRDMLGSLRDSAIFVKNAVSLPQLTEKEADKTGGKQLPKSLSSSPVKKAPEERSPEERHMNGAMAAPSSGPHSPGLEERDFGDITDLPLVMHKNNYGLKHAESIMSFHIDLGPSMLGDVLSIMDKDPWEQEDSGYQGAEESQREAGPVEESAAHWLSQESKLAQESLAHCNENRAATYSPGSARSTTSRLTMDSSSVSSCASVGEEQRCFASRGQNHGIPEDVRQEASKQPDKEFSFMDEEDDEIRV, via the coding sequence ATGCCCATTTTAAAGCAGCTGGTGTCAAATTCTGCAAACTCCAAACGTCGGTCTCGGGTGGATCTGACAGCAGAGATGATCAGTGCTCCCCTGGGCGATTTTCGTCATACCATGCATGTGGGCCGTGCTGGTGATGCCTTTGGTGACACCTCTTTCCTGAACAGCAAGGCTGGTGAGGGTGAACAGGAAGCGGCTGAGGAGACCAGTTCTTCATCCAAATCCGGCCTGCTGTCACGCAAGTTCCGCAGTAGCAAGCGGTCTCAGTCTGTGACACGTGGCGAACGACGGGACATGCTGGGCTCTCTGAGGGACTCTGCTATTTTTGTGAAGAATGCCGTTTCCCTCCCTCAGCTCACTGAGAAGGAAGCAGACAAGACCGGTGGGAAACAGCTTCCCAAGAGCCTCTCCTCCAGTCCCGTCAAGAAAGCACCTGAGGAGAGAAGCCCTGAGGAGAGACACATGAATGGCGCTATGGCAGCCCCCAGCTCAGGACCCCACAGCCCCGGCTTGGAAGAACGGGACTTTGGTGACATAACCGACTTGCCCCTGGTGATGCACAAGAACAACTATGGCCTGAAGCATGCAGAGTCCATCATGTCCTTCCATATTGACCTTGGGCCCTCCATGCTGGGGGATGTCTTGAGCATAATGGATAAGGACCCATGGGAGCAAGAAGATTCCGGTTACCAAGGGGCAGAGGAGTCCCAAAGAGAGGCAGGTCCTGTGGAGGAATCGGCAGCACACTGGCTTAGCCAGGAAAGCAAACTTGCACAAGAATCCTTGGCTCATTGTAACGAAAACAGAGCAGCGACGTACAGTCCTGGCTCAGCCCGCAGCACAACAAGTCGTCTGACAATGGACAGCAGTTCCGTTTCCAGCTGTGCATCTGTGGGGGAAGAACAGCGGTGCTTTGCCTCCAGAGGACAAAACCACGGCATTCCAGAGGATGTGAGGCAGGAGGCTTCTAAACAGCCAGATAAAGAATTCTCCTTCATGGATGAAGAAGATGACGAGATAAGAGTATAA